One Fimbriimonadia bacterium genomic window, TGAAGGGCCCGAAGCGGACACAGGTGGGCGAGGCGCTGCGAGAGGCCCGCGCCCACGGAGACATCCGCGAGAACGCCGCGTACGAAGAGGTCAAATCGGTTCAGGCTCGGCTGGAAGGGCGGATCCGGGACCTCGAGTGGATCCTGGACCACGCCAAGATTGTCGAGCGCCCGGACGGCATGGGCGAGATGCTCCACATCGGCTCCCAGGCGACGCTGTACGACGTGGAACGAGGCGGCGAGTTCACCGTCACCCTGGTGGGCGCCTTCGAGGCCGACCCCGAGCACGGATTGGTCTCCATCGTGTCCCCGATGGGCAAAGCGCTCATCGGAAGGGTGGTCGGAGAGACGGTGGCGGTTCAGAGCCCACGTGGGGAAGCGCATTACCGCATCGTGTCTGTCGCTGAACCTGCGTAATATGCCTGCTTTTGGAACAAGATCGGTCCTGTTAAGATACAATAAATAGCCCATTGGGCATTCCGAAGGCGTATCGCGCCTCAAAGGCCCGGGCAATCAAGGAGGTTTCACCTATATGAGGCGAGGCTTTACACTCATCGAGCTGCTCGTCGTGATTGCAATCA contains:
- a CDS encoding transcription elongation factor GreA; the encoded protein is MKDEVLLTKAGRDRLLQELQELKGPKRTQVGEALREARAHGDIRENAAYEEVKSVQARLEGRIRDLEWILDHAKIVERPDGMGEMLHIGSQATLYDVERGGEFTVTLVGAFEADPEHGLVSIVSPMGKALIGRVVGETVAVQSPRGEAHYRIVSVAEPA